The following are encoded in a window of Mycobacteroides chelonae CCUG 47445 genomic DNA:
- the hsaA gene encoding 3-hydroxy-9,10-secoandrosta-1,3,5(10)-triene-9,17-dione monooxygenase oxygenase subunit has product MTTTEQRDEIQAVLAGIDDLLPILRKRAQETEDLRRLPDATVAELQEIGFFKLLQPSQWGGYETAPTTFYEAVRRLGSACGSTGWVSSIIGVHNWHLALFDQKAQEEVWGDDTNVRVSSSYAPMGAGVVVDGGYLVNGAWNWSSGCDHATWAFLGGPVIKDGRPVDFGSFLIPRTEYRIDDVWNVVGLRGTGSNTVVVKDVFVPSHRFLSYKKMNDQTAGGYETNTAPVYKMPWGTMHPTTITAPIIGMAYGAYDAHVEAQGKRVRAAYAGEKAKDDPFTKVRVAEAASDIDAGWRQLIGNVGDEYKLISAGQEVPFELRAAARRDQVRATGRAIASIDLLFENSGATALSNDAPVQRFWRDAHAGRVHAANDAERAYQIWGNHAFELPATDTMV; this is encoded by the coding sequence GTGACGACGACCGAACAGCGGGACGAGATTCAGGCGGTTCTCGCAGGAATTGACGACCTGCTGCCGATCCTGCGCAAGCGCGCGCAGGAGACTGAGGACCTGCGGCGTCTGCCTGACGCCACGGTCGCCGAACTGCAGGAGATCGGCTTCTTCAAGCTGCTGCAGCCCTCGCAGTGGGGTGGATATGAGACCGCGCCCACCACCTTCTACGAGGCGGTGCGTCGTTTGGGCAGTGCCTGCGGCTCCACCGGTTGGGTCTCCTCGATCATCGGGGTGCACAACTGGCACCTGGCACTGTTCGACCAGAAAGCGCAGGAAGAGGTGTGGGGTGACGACACCAACGTGCGGGTGTCCTCCTCGTACGCGCCGATGGGTGCCGGTGTCGTCGTCGACGGCGGGTACCTGGTCAACGGTGCGTGGAACTGGTCCTCGGGTTGCGACCACGCCACGTGGGCGTTCCTCGGTGGCCCCGTGATCAAGGACGGCCGTCCGGTCGACTTCGGCAGCTTCCTGATCCCGCGTACCGAGTACCGGATCGACGATGTATGGAACGTCGTGGGTCTGCGTGGCACCGGCAGCAACACCGTCGTCGTCAAGGACGTGTTCGTGCCGTCGCACCGCTTCCTGTCGTACAAGAAGATGAACGACCAGACAGCCGGTGGTTACGAGACCAACACGGCACCTGTGTACAAGATGCCTTGGGGCACCATGCATCCCACCACCATCACCGCGCCGATCATAGGTATGGCCTATGGCGCCTACGACGCCCACGTCGAGGCCCAGGGTAAGCGTGTGCGCGCGGCGTACGCCGGCGAGAAGGCCAAGGATGATCCGTTCACCAAGGTGCGGGTGGCCGAGGCCGCCAGCGATATCGACGCCGGGTGGCGTCAATTGATCGGGAATGTGGGCGATGAGTACAAGCTCATCTCGGCGGGCCAGGAGGTTCCGTTCGAGCTGCGCGCCGCGGCCCGCCGCGATCAGGTGCGTGCTACTGGCCGGGCGATCGCCTCGATCGACCTGCTGTTCGAGAACTCCGGTGCTACCGCGCTGTCCAACGATGCTCCGGTCCAGCGATTCTGGCGTGATGCCCACGCCGGTCGTGTGCACGCCGCCAACGACGCCGAGCGGGCTTACCAAATCTGGGGTAACCACGCCTTCGAGCTGCCCGCCACCGACACAATGGTTTAA
- a CDS encoding zinc ribbon domain-containing protein, with protein MALYEYRCTSCGSTSRNFPLATAPDNVPCPGCPGSAHRVFGIAGMSRGTSSRMRLLDDTRRSACEPSVVAAPPTARRSIPVTSNPLHRKLPRP; from the coding sequence ATGGCGTTGTACGAGTATCGCTGCACGAGCTGCGGCAGTACGTCGCGGAATTTTCCCTTGGCGACCGCCCCCGATAACGTGCCCTGCCCCGGCTGCCCTGGGTCGGCGCACCGGGTTTTCGGCATAGCCGGGATGAGTCGTGGCACCTCGTCTCGCATGCGTCTGCTCGACGATACCCGGCGCAGTGCCTGTGAGCCGTCGGTGGTGGCTGCGCCGCCCACCGCGCGCCGATCGATTCCAGTGACGTCAAATCCGTTGCATCGCAAGTTACCTCGTCCCTGA
- a CDS encoding SDR family NAD(P)-dependent oxidoreductase, whose translation MNPMQRLSSLASQQFGKVNKALTTPTGQLTPHAIAKLVTPSRSLRSSVRNKIVMITGGSSGIGQAAALQIGEAGGTVLLVARSEDKLQETAAQVRGVGGTAHVFPCDLSDMDAIDRMVKEVLADHGRVDILINNAGRSIRRSLALSYDRPHDFERTMQLNYFAPLHLILGFMPGMRERKFGHVINISSIGVQTKVPRFGAYIASKAALDTVSDAFQAETSDEGLRFTTIHMPLVRTPMIAPTTLYQKFPALTPDEAGEVIAKAIIERPRRVASAFGRIASFADSLTPEIMDAVRNQGYKMFPDSDAAKGVKNLKPEEVDSGQQIFIDATPGVHW comes from the coding sequence ATGAACCCCATGCAACGTCTCAGCTCTCTGGCGTCGCAGCAGTTTGGCAAGGTCAACAAGGCCCTGACAACGCCGACCGGACAGCTCACACCGCACGCCATCGCCAAGCTCGTAACACCGAGCCGAAGTCTGCGCTCGTCGGTCCGCAACAAGATCGTCATGATCACCGGCGGCTCGTCCGGCATCGGTCAGGCCGCGGCGCTACAGATCGGCGAGGCCGGCGGAACGGTGCTGCTGGTCGCCCGCTCCGAGGACAAATTGCAGGAGACCGCCGCGCAGGTTCGTGGTGTCGGCGGCACCGCCCACGTGTTCCCGTGCGATCTGTCCGATATGGACGCCATCGATCGGATGGTGAAAGAGGTGCTTGCCGACCACGGCAGAGTGGACATTCTGATCAACAACGCCGGCCGATCGATCCGGCGCTCGCTGGCCCTGTCCTACGACCGGCCACACGATTTCGAGCGCACCATGCAACTGAATTACTTTGCGCCCCTGCATCTCATCCTCGGCTTCATGCCGGGCATGCGTGAACGCAAGTTCGGCCACGTCATCAACATCTCGTCCATCGGGGTGCAGACAAAGGTGCCACGATTCGGTGCGTACATCGCGTCGAAGGCGGCCTTGGACACGGTCTCCGACGCGTTCCAGGCCGAGACGTCCGATGAGGGCCTGCGCTTCACCACCATTCACATGCCATTGGTGCGGACCCCGATGATCGCGCCGACAACGCTGTACCAGAAGTTCCCGGCCCTGACCCCGGACGAGGCGGGTGAGGTGATCGCCAAGGCGATCATCGAGCGGCCACGACGGGTGGCTTCGGCATTCGGCCGGATCGCCTCGTTCGCAGATTCACTCACCCCGGAAATCATGGATGCGGTGCGCAATCAGGGGTACAAGATGTTCCCGGATTCCGACGCCGCCAAGGGGGTCAAGAACCTCAAGCCCGAAGAAGTGGACAGCGGGCAGCAGATATTCATCGACGCCACACCCGGGGTGCACTGGTGA
- a CDS encoding ferredoxin--NADP reductase, translating to MTDVPLGKHVLEVRIAEVIDETADSRSLVFDIPEDAADKFAYTPGQYLTLRIPSDRTGSVARCYSLSSSPHIDERLTVTVKRTVDGYGSNWLCDNAHAGMHMHVLAPSGVFVPKELDRDFLLLAAGSGITPMMAICKSALSQGSGKVVLIYANRDERSVIFGAALRELTAQYPDRLTVIHWLESVQGLPSQQTLATLAAPFAAGHEAFICGPGPFMDASEAALKGNGMPADRVHVEVFRSLESDPFAEVVLAEPSDDDEPPATATVELDGETHTVSWPRSTVLLDVLLAKGLDAPFSCREGHCMTCACILKDGKVRMLVNDALSQNDLDDGYILACQAVPETDDVNVTFDE from the coding sequence GTGACGGACGTTCCGCTGGGGAAACACGTCCTCGAGGTTCGCATCGCCGAGGTGATCGACGAGACCGCCGACTCCCGGTCGCTGGTCTTCGATATCCCCGAGGACGCGGCCGACAAATTCGCGTACACACCCGGCCAGTACCTCACGCTGCGTATCCCCTCCGATCGCACTGGATCGGTGGCACGCTGCTACTCGCTATCCAGCTCACCGCATATCGATGAGCGGTTGACGGTCACGGTCAAACGCACCGTCGATGGTTACGGGTCCAATTGGCTCTGCGATAACGCGCATGCCGGCATGCATATGCACGTCCTGGCACCCTCCGGAGTTTTCGTCCCCAAAGAACTCGATCGCGACTTCCTGCTGCTGGCCGCCGGTAGCGGCATCACCCCGATGATGGCGATCTGCAAGTCCGCACTCTCACAGGGCAGCGGCAAGGTGGTGCTCATCTACGCCAACCGCGACGAGCGGTCGGTGATCTTCGGTGCGGCACTTCGCGAGCTGACGGCGCAGTATCCGGATCGGTTGACCGTCATCCATTGGCTCGAATCGGTCCAGGGGCTGCCCTCACAACAAACCCTGGCCACGCTGGCCGCCCCGTTCGCGGCCGGACACGAGGCCTTCATCTGTGGCCCCGGACCGTTCATGGATGCCTCGGAGGCCGCGCTCAAGGGCAACGGCATGCCCGCGGATCGCGTGCATGTCGAGGTTTTCCGTTCCCTGGAGAGCGACCCGTTCGCCGAGGTGGTGCTGGCCGAGCCCTCCGACGACGATGAACCGCCCGCCACGGCCACCGTCGAACTCGACGGCGAGACCCACACGGTCAGCTGGCCACGGAGCACCGTCCTGCTCGACGTCCTACTCGCAAAGGGACTGGACGCGCCGTTCTCTTGCCGCGAGGGGCACTGCATGACCTGCGCCTGCATCTTGAAGGACGGCAAGGTCCGCATGCTCGTCAACGACGCGCTGTCGCAGAACGACCTCGATGACGGGTACATCCTGGCGTGCCAGGCGGTTCCCGAGACCGACGATGTCAACGTCACCTTTGATGAGTGA
- the hsaB gene encoding 3-hydroxy-9,10-secoandrosta-1,3,5(10)-triene-9,17-dione monooxygenase reductase subunit has product MTAIDPRAFRNVLGQFCTGVTIITTTHDGEPVGFACQSFAALSLEPPLVLFCPTKQSRSWAAIEASGRFCVNVLAEDQREVSARFGSREPDKFAGIDWHPSGLGSPIIDGSLAHIDCEVATVHDGGDHWVVFGSVNELSEIPENPTATRPLLFYRGQYTGIEPDKTTPADWRNDLEAFLTATTEDTWL; this is encoded by the coding sequence GTGACGGCCATTGACCCGCGGGCGTTCCGGAATGTGCTGGGGCAGTTCTGCACCGGCGTCACCATCATCACCACGACGCACGACGGCGAGCCTGTGGGGTTTGCGTGCCAGTCGTTCGCGGCGCTCTCGTTGGAGCCACCGCTGGTGCTGTTCTGCCCGACAAAGCAGTCGCGATCCTGGGCTGCCATCGAGGCATCGGGCAGGTTTTGCGTAAACGTGCTGGCCGAGGACCAGCGTGAGGTTTCGGCGCGGTTCGGCTCACGAGAGCCGGATAAGTTCGCTGGAATAGATTGGCATCCATCGGGTCTGGGATCACCAATCATCGACGGGTCGCTGGCGCACATCGACTGCGAGGTCGCCACCGTCCACGACGGCGGAGACCATTGGGTGGTGTTCGGGTCGGTCAACGAATTGAGTGAGATCCCCGAGAACCCGACGGCCACCCGGCCGCTGCTGTTCTACCGAGGGCAGTACACCGGCATCGAGCCCGACAAGACCACGCCCGCCGATTGGCGCAATGACCTGGAGGCGTTCCTCACCGCCACCACCGAGGACACCTGGTTGTAA
- the kstR gene encoding cholesterol catabolism transcriptional regulator KstR — protein sequence MATPRTSHASEAVQSDNGDTDAANQPAAVSALSDDDLGSTAQRERRKRILDATLAIASKGGYEAVQMRTVAERADVAVGTLYRYFPSKVHLLVSALEREFEQIDARSDRNTVSGSTAYERLHTAITRLNRNMQRNPLLTEAMTRALVFADASAAGEVDHVGRLMDGIFARAMAGDDDPSDAQFHIARVISDVWTSNMIAWLTRRASATDVSHRLDRTVRLLLGIT from the coding sequence ATGGCAACGCCTCGGACATCTCACGCATCGGAAGCCGTGCAGTCGGATAACGGTGACACCGACGCCGCGAATCAGCCTGCCGCTGTCTCAGCACTGTCCGATGACGATCTCGGTTCCACCGCGCAGCGCGAGCGCCGCAAGCGCATCCTGGATGCCACCTTGGCCATCGCGTCCAAGGGCGGTTACGAAGCGGTGCAGATGCGTACCGTCGCCGAACGGGCAGACGTCGCCGTGGGCACGCTGTATCGGTACTTCCCGTCCAAGGTGCATCTGCTCGTGTCCGCGCTGGAGCGCGAGTTCGAGCAGATCGACGCCAGATCGGATCGCAATACCGTCAGCGGCAGCACCGCGTACGAACGCCTGCACACGGCCATCACCCGGCTGAATCGCAACATGCAGCGCAACCCCCTCCTTACCGAGGCGATGACCCGCGCGTTGGTCTTCGCGGACGCTTCCGCCGCCGGTGAGGTTGATCACGTGGGCCGCCTGATGGACGGAATTTTCGCCCGCGCGATGGCCGGTGACGACGACCCGTCCGACGCACAGTTCCACATCGCCCGCGTCATCTCGGATGTCTGGACCTCCAACATGATTGCCTGGCTGACACGTCGGGCGTCGGCGACCGACGTGAGCCACCGTCTCGATCGCACCGTCAGATTGCTGCTTGGCATTACCTGA
- the hsaC gene encoding iron-dependent extradiol dioxygenase HsaC — translation MDAIRSLGYMRIEATDMAAWREYGLKILGMVEGKGTVDGALYLRMDDFPARLVIFPGQHDRLSVTGWEAANAAGLQQVREALEANGTPYKEGTAQEKAERRVDELIIFEDPSGNIQEVFHGVALEHRRVVSPYGHKFVTEEQGLGHVVLSTKNDAESLHFYRDVLGFKLRDSMRLPPQMLGRPADGEPAWLRFFGCNPRHHSLAFLPMPTPSGIVHLMVEVENSDDVGLCLDRALRRKVPMSASLGRHVNDLMLSFYMKTPGGFDIEFGCEGRQVEDESWVARESTAVSLWGHDFTIGAKLNQ, via the coding sequence ATGGACGCCATCCGCTCACTGGGATACATGCGCATCGAGGCCACCGACATGGCGGCCTGGCGTGAGTACGGGCTCAAGATCCTCGGCATGGTCGAGGGCAAGGGCACGGTTGACGGTGCGCTGTACCTGCGCATGGACGACTTCCCTGCCCGTCTGGTGATCTTCCCCGGCCAACACGACCGGCTGTCGGTCACCGGGTGGGAGGCCGCCAACGCCGCCGGACTGCAACAGGTTCGGGAAGCGCTGGAAGCCAACGGCACTCCCTACAAGGAGGGCACCGCGCAGGAGAAGGCCGAGCGCCGTGTCGATGAGCTGATCATCTTCGAGGATCCGTCGGGCAACATCCAAGAGGTGTTCCACGGTGTCGCCCTGGAACATCGGCGGGTGGTGAGCCCGTACGGGCACAAGTTCGTCACCGAGGAGCAGGGCCTGGGGCACGTGGTGCTGTCGACCAAGAACGATGCCGAATCGCTGCACTTCTACCGAGACGTGCTGGGGTTCAAGCTGCGTGACTCCATGCGGCTCCCGCCGCAGATGCTGGGCCGTCCCGCTGACGGCGAGCCGGCCTGGCTGCGCTTCTTCGGCTGCAACCCGCGTCACCACAGCCTGGCGTTCTTGCCGATGCCGACCCCGAGCGGGATCGTGCACCTCATGGTTGAGGTGGAGAACTCCGACGATGTGGGCCTGTGCCTGGACCGCGCGCTGCGCCGCAAGGTGCCGATGTCGGCCAGCTTGGGGCGGCATGTCAACGACTTGATGCTGTCCTTCTACATGAAGACACCGGGTGGATTCGATATCGAATTCGGTTGCGAGGGACGCCAGGTCGAAGACGAGTCCTGGGTCGCGCGGGAGAGCACCGCGGTTAGCTTGTGGGGCCACGACTTCACCATCGGTGCGAAGCTGAACCAGTGA
- a CDS encoding acyl-CoA dehydrogenase, producing the protein MSSDVQEAARDAVRQWAKSAAVIESVRKMESDPHGWGPAYAGLAELGIFGVAVPEAAGGSGAGFDDMIVMVDEAAASLVPGPVATSALAAVVLAADGPAELVAALTSGERTSGLALTGSLTVADGLASGVLPAVLGGTVDGVLLAPGPDGWVLVDCAGAGVTVDVKKATDFSRPWAAITLNGAAAHPVSLPKAVVADLVTVTLAAEAVGVARWALQTAVEYAKVREQFGKQIGSFQAIKHMCAEMLCRVEQADVAVWDAAGCAQDAVVDSVDFQQLSLAAAVAAAVAVDAAVVNTKDCIQILGGIGFTWEHDAHLYLRRAYSLQSFLGKPAVWRRKAAALTLGGTRRSLTIDLGEVETQRAQVAATAAEIASAPKDEHQVRLAETGFLAPHWPAPYGLGAGAAQQLLIDQELHAAGVTRPDLVIGWWAAPTILEHGTPGQIAQFVAPTLRGEIEWCQLFSEPGAGSDLAALRTKATRVDGGWKLDGQKVWNSKAQIADWAICLARTNPDVPKHKGITYFLLDMKTPGITVRPLREITGEEMFNEVFLDGVIVPDENVVGSVDDGWRLARTTLANERVAMAGGGTLDEAMESLLTLIGDTALDGAQLDTLGVFVCSAQTGALLDLRTALRAIGGQDPGAASSVRKLVGVRHRQGLSEHILDYVDSHGAVESHEVWLFMRDRCLSIAGGTTQILLSVAGERLLGLPR; encoded by the coding sequence GTGTCGTCCGATGTCCAGGAAGCCGCCCGGGACGCGGTCCGTCAGTGGGCCAAGAGCGCGGCTGTCATCGAGTCGGTCCGCAAGATGGAATCCGACCCCCACGGGTGGGGCCCGGCCTATGCCGGGCTGGCTGAGCTGGGAATATTCGGCGTCGCGGTGCCCGAGGCCGCGGGCGGCTCGGGGGCCGGATTCGACGACATGATCGTGATGGTCGACGAGGCCGCGGCGTCCTTGGTGCCGGGGCCGGTTGCCACCAGTGCGTTGGCTGCTGTGGTGCTCGCGGCCGACGGGCCGGCCGAATTGGTGGCGGCGCTGACCTCCGGGGAGCGCACGTCGGGCCTGGCCCTCACCGGGAGCCTGACCGTCGCCGACGGGCTGGCATCGGGCGTGTTGCCCGCGGTGCTGGGCGGCACCGTCGACGGAGTGCTGCTTGCTCCGGGGCCCGATGGCTGGGTATTGGTCGACTGCGCGGGTGCAGGTGTCACGGTGGACGTCAAGAAGGCGACCGATTTCTCGCGCCCCTGGGCCGCGATCACCCTGAACGGCGCCGCGGCGCATCCGGTGAGTCTGCCGAAGGCCGTGGTCGCCGATCTGGTGACGGTGACCCTCGCGGCCGAGGCGGTAGGTGTGGCGCGCTGGGCGCTTCAGACCGCCGTCGAGTACGCCAAGGTGCGCGAGCAGTTCGGTAAGCAGATCGGCAGCTTTCAGGCCATCAAACACATGTGTGCGGAAATGTTGTGCCGGGTCGAGCAGGCAGATGTCGCAGTCTGGGATGCCGCCGGATGCGCGCAGGATGCGGTGGTCGATAGTGTTGATTTCCAGCAGCTTTCGCTTGCCGCTGCGGTCGCGGCGGCGGTGGCGGTCGATGCCGCGGTGGTCAACACCAAGGATTGCATTCAGATTCTTGGCGGCATCGGGTTTACCTGGGAGCATGACGCGCACCTGTACCTGCGGCGCGCCTACTCACTGCAGTCCTTCCTGGGTAAGCCGGCGGTATGGCGGCGTAAGGCCGCCGCGTTGACGCTCGGGGGAACTCGCCGCTCCCTCACCATCGACCTCGGCGAGGTGGAGACCCAGCGGGCTCAGGTCGCTGCCACTGCTGCGGAAATCGCTTCGGCGCCAAAGGATGAACACCAGGTTCGGCTGGCCGAGACGGGTTTCCTGGCCCCGCATTGGCCCGCGCCCTACGGGCTGGGCGCCGGGGCCGCGCAGCAGCTGCTCATCGATCAGGAGCTGCATGCCGCGGGAGTCACCCGCCCCGACCTCGTGATCGGTTGGTGGGCGGCTCCAACCATTCTTGAGCACGGAACTCCGGGGCAGATAGCGCAATTCGTGGCTCCGACACTGCGCGGTGAGATCGAATGGTGCCAGCTTTTCTCCGAGCCCGGTGCCGGCAGTGATCTTGCGGCGTTGCGCACCAAGGCAACCCGGGTCGACGGTGGATGGAAGCTCGACGGACAGAAGGTCTGGAACTCTAAGGCGCAGATCGCGGACTGGGCGATCTGCCTGGCGCGCACCAATCCCGATGTCCCCAAGCACAAGGGCATCACGTATTTCCTGTTGGACATGAAGACCCCGGGGATCACCGTGCGGCCGCTACGCGAGATCACCGGTGAGGAGATGTTCAACGAGGTCTTCCTGGACGGTGTCATCGTTCCGGACGAGAACGTGGTCGGCTCGGTCGACGACGGATGGCGCCTGGCCCGCACCACACTGGCCAACGAGCGGGTGGCGATGGCCGGCGGCGGCACGCTCGACGAGGCCATGGAGTCGCTGCTGACGCTCATCGGAGACACAGCATTAGATGGGGCACAACTGGATACGCTCGGAGTATTCGTGTGCTCGGCGCAAACGGGCGCGCTGCTGGATCTGCGTACCGCGCTGCGCGCAATCGGTGGTCAGGATCCGGGTGCGGCCTCGAGTGTGCGCAAGCTCGTCGGCGTGCGGCATCGTCAGGGGCTCTCGGAGCACATCCTCGACTACGTGGACTCTCATGGTGCGGTGGAGTCACACGAGGTGTGGCTGTTCATGCGAGACCGGTGTCTGTCGATTGCCGGGGGCACCACGCAGATCCTGCTCAGCGTGGCAGGGGAGCGGCTACTCGGTCTGCCGCGTTGA
- the otsB gene encoding trehalose-phosphatase, with the protein MSAQDLPVELRRALSEVARTPRLLVASDYDGTIAPLVNNPDDARPHPESTTALRALAGLPSTTSALISGRALRDLATLSRLPSEVHLVGSHGSEFDAGFVHAIDGDAKALLKTIANKLSAIAAEYAGVAIELKPASVALHVRNASEADGDAALSQALTVANGWGAQVTEGKKVLEFAVIPTDKGQALDILRHQEGATAAVFFGDDVTDEKAFKRLHGPDVGVKVGDGETLAGYRIPDTESVGTALAFLLEERRTWLLGGHATPIERLTMLANSRTLALVTPTGDSTWMCHPEPDSAAVFAHLLGGDEAGHFTIGPARSALPLGQKYIDSTMTVETRWASLQVTDYLAHDEIPGRTDLIRVVTGEADAVVTFAPRPEFGQAPVQLVADEGGLRVLGTNDPIVLRAPGVTWSISADEQTATATISRSNRPIALELRCGTEDLGHNPVPEPELRRRAESYWRDWAQTLTLPERKPGLMKRSALTLRGLVHAESGAILAAATTSLPEDIGGIRNWDYRYCWLRDASMTASALVALGSLGEAEGLLGWLHRVLEHLPGPDRLHPLYTLSGTVLPPEAVIDSLPGYAGSRPVRVGNAANSQVQLDVFGPVVELIHDLTHARKRLGHAEPLTDADWNLVSDMVLAVERRWYEPDHGIWEIRGNPRHHVYSKVMCWVTVDRAVKLAEEFQRETPAGWAGLRDEIAAEVIEKGWNDSVKSFTAAYDGTDLDAATLYIGLSGLIEPTDPRFTATVIATEAELRSGATVYRYHRDDGLPGGEGGFHLCAAWLVEAYLLIGARSQAELLFDQLVKATGPTGLLSEEYDPVAERSLGNHPQAYSHIGLLRCAALLS; encoded by the coding sequence GTGAGTGCCCAAGATCTGCCTGTCGAACTGCGCCGGGCTCTTTCCGAAGTCGCCCGTACTCCTCGGCTGTTGGTGGCCTCCGACTACGACGGAACCATCGCCCCGCTGGTCAACAACCCCGATGACGCACGCCCACACCCCGAGTCGACCACGGCGTTACGGGCGTTGGCGGGGCTGCCGTCAACAACGTCGGCGCTGATCTCCGGGCGCGCACTGCGCGACCTGGCGACCCTGTCGCGGCTGCCCTCCGAGGTACATCTGGTCGGTAGCCACGGATCGGAGTTCGATGCCGGATTCGTGCACGCCATCGATGGAGACGCCAAGGCGCTGTTGAAGACCATTGCCAACAAGCTGTCGGCCATCGCCGCCGAATACGCCGGGGTGGCCATCGAGCTGAAACCGGCGAGCGTCGCACTGCACGTGCGCAATGCCTCCGAGGCGGACGGCGATGCCGCGCTGTCCCAAGCACTTACCGTGGCCAACGGGTGGGGCGCGCAGGTCACCGAGGGCAAGAAGGTTCTCGAATTTGCGGTTATACCCACCGACAAGGGACAGGCTCTCGACATCTTGCGCCATCAGGAAGGCGCGACGGCCGCGGTGTTCTTCGGCGACGACGTCACCGACGAGAAGGCGTTCAAGCGGCTACATGGCCCCGACGTGGGCGTCAAGGTAGGCGACGGAGAAACACTGGCCGGATACCGCATTCCGGACACCGAATCGGTGGGCACCGCACTGGCTTTCCTGCTTGAGGAACGTCGCACCTGGCTGCTCGGCGGTCACGCCACCCCCATCGAGCGTCTCACCATGCTCGCCAATTCGCGCACGCTCGCGCTGGTAACTCCCACCGGTGACAGCACCTGGATGTGTCACCCGGAACCCGACTCGGCAGCAGTCTTCGCCCATCTCCTCGGTGGGGATGAGGCCGGGCATTTCACCATTGGCCCCGCACGGTCGGCGCTGCCACTCGGCCAGAAGTACATCGACAGCACCATGACTGTTGAAACACGTTGGGCCAGTCTGCAGGTCACCGACTACCTGGCTCACGATGAGATTCCCGGACGTACCGATCTGATCAGGGTTGTCACCGGCGAGGCCGATGCGGTGGTCACGTTCGCCCCGCGCCCCGAGTTCGGTCAGGCACCCGTGCAGCTGGTGGCCGACGAGGGCGGTCTGCGGGTGCTGGGCACCAACGATCCGATTGTGCTGCGCGCCCCCGGCGTCACCTGGAGCATCTCCGCCGACGAACAGACCGCCACCGCGACGATCAGCCGCTCCAACCGGCCGATTGCTCTCGAATTGCGCTGCGGTACCGAGGATTTAGGGCATAACCCTGTTCCCGAGCCTGAGCTGCGGCGCCGCGCCGAGTCGTATTGGCGCGACTGGGCGCAGACCCTGACCCTCCCCGAGCGCAAGCCCGGACTGATGAAGCGCTCGGCCCTGACGCTGCGCGGCCTGGTGCACGCAGAATCCGGCGCGATCCTTGCGGCCGCCACCACGTCATTGCCGGAAGACATTGGCGGCATTCGCAACTGGGATTATCGGTACTGCTGGCTGCGTGACGCCTCGATGACCGCATCGGCACTGGTGGCGTTGGGATCGCTGGGCGAGGCCGAGGGCCTGCTGGGCTGGCTGCACCGAGTACTGGAGCACCTGCCCGGCCCGGATCGTCTGCACCCGCTGTACACCTTGTCCGGAACGGTGCTGCCACCCGAGGCGGTGATCGACTCGCTGCCCGGATACGCGGGCTCGCGCCCGGTCCGCGTCGGCAACGCCGCCAATTCACAAGTACAGCTGGACGTCTTCGGACCAGTGGTGGAACTGATCCACGATCTGACTCACGCCCGTAAGCGTCTCGGGCACGCCGAACCGCTGACCGATGCCGACTGGAACCTGGTATCCGACATGGTTCTTGCCGTCGAACGCCGGTGGTACGAACCCGACCACGGAATCTGGGAGATCCGCGGCAATCCGCGGCACCACGTCTACTCCAAGGTGATGTGCTGGGTGACCGTGGACCGCGCGGTGAAACTCGCCGAAGAGTTCCAGCGCGAGACTCCCGCGGGCTGGGCCGGACTACGTGACGAGATCGCCGCCGAGGTCATCGAGAAGGGGTGGAACGACTCGGTCAAGTCCTTCACGGCCGCCTATGACGGCACAGATCTGGATGCTGCCACCCTGTACATCGGACTGTCTGGCCTGATCGAGCCCACCGACCCCCGGTTCACCGCGACAGTAATCGCCACTGAAGCCGAGTTACGCAGTGGTGCAACGGTTTACCGATACCACCGTGATGACGGCCTGCCCGGCGGAGAGGGCGGATTCCACCTATGTGCCGCCTGGCTCGTCGAGGCCTATCTGCTCATCGGTGCGCGATCGCAGGCCGAGCTGCTGTTCGACCAGTTGGTCAAGGCCACCGGCCCCACCGGCCTGTTGTCCGAGGAGTACGACCCGGTGGCCGAACGCTCGCTGGGCAATCACCCGCAGGCGTACAGCCACATCGGGCTGCTGCGCTGCGCCGCCCTACTTTCCTAA